Part of the Candidatus Omnitrophota bacterium genome, TATGTTATGCATATTTTCTCCGTTTTATGAAAACAATCACTTCGTATAAGAGATACCCCGATAAAAACAAAAGCACTGCCGACATACCTACTAATAAATAATCTCCCGTGCGTATATATTTATTTGCGCTATAAAGCAAAGCTGCTACCGTGGTTATCAGCATAAAAGCGCCCGGTATTGCCGCGTAATAGACATTCTTCTTCCTGCGCAACAACCAGACCGTAATTACCAAAAGCGCGAGCGCCGCGATTAATTGGTTCGTAGCTCCAAAAATCGGCCATATCTTTGCCCAATTCCCGCTTAATCCCAGCCATCCGCTCAGCGCCACCACTATAGCTGTGGCGATAAACCTATTTTTTATCCCAAAAAGCTCGTGCGTAAGGTATCTGCCTATTCTGGTCGCTGTATCAAGGGTGGTAAGTATAAATGCGTTTAAAATAATAATAGCTACTAATCCGCCCATACCGAACAGGATGGGTTTTGTTATTGCTCCATATCCAGAACCGAAAGCGCTGATAGGCCCTGAGCCGCCCTGCGAAAGATAACCGGAAAGGACTTCCCGCCCGCCAAGCCCCGCGCCTACGGCGATGACAACAAGGACGGCGAGTGCGCCTTCGGTAAGCATGGCGCCGTATCCTATCCTCTTTGCCTCCGCCTGGTTTGACAGTTGTTTTGAGCTGGTCCCGCTCGCTATCAAAGAATGAAATCCCGATATAGCGCCGCAGGCTACTATCACAAAGAGCATGGGCCACATGGCATTGCCCGACGCATCAGCCGATGACCAGGCTGGTACCGCCATCTGAGGATGCGTTATGATAATTCCGGCATAACCGGCTATGATTCCAAAAAATAAAAAATACGCTGAAAGATAATCCCGCGGCTGTAGAAGCATGTGCACCGGTAATA contains:
- a CDS encoding carbon starvation protein A produces the protein MNSLVLAFLSIILLVLGYRVYGARIEKLFGVNNKEETPAHKLYDGVDYVPARNWLVLFGHHFSSIAGAGPIIGPIIALSIWGWAPAVLWIVIGSILIGGTHDFGSLLISVKHEGRSVTDIAESLISRRAKILFASFVWLALILVIAVFVYLCAETLSVEPKIVIPTFGLIVVALLVGHLLYNVRAGIYWVTILGLTLTVIFIFLGEKFPIQLAVGNPKLFWGYILLGYCFVASVLPVHMLLQPRDYLSAYFLFFGIIAGYAGIIITHPQMAVPAWSSADASGNAMWPMLFVIVACGAISGFHSLIASGTSSKQLSNQAEAKRIGYGAMLTEGALAVLVVIAVGAGLGGREVLSGYLSQGGSGPISAFGSGYGAITKPILFGMGGLVAIIILNAFILTTLDTATRIGRYLTHELFGIKNRFIATAIVVALSGWLGLSGNWAKIWPIFGATNQLIAALALLVITVWLLRRKKNVYYAAIPGAFMLITTVAALLYSANKYIRTGDYLLVGMSAVLLFLSGYLLYEVIVFIKRRKYA